The following are encoded in a window of Methanomassiliicoccales archaeon genomic DNA:
- a CDS encoding DUF211 domain-containing protein, whose amino-acid sequence MSEIKRLVLDVLKPHHPTIIELSRRLSLLNGVAGVNCTLEEVDQETESIKITIEGNAIDFEDVQKTISEMGAVIHSIDSVSAGKKLVEEVETPQDR is encoded by the coding sequence GTGAGCGAAATCAAGAGATTGGTTCTTGACGTTCTCAAACCTCATCACCCCACGATTATAGAACTTTCTCGAAGACTCAGTCTGCTCAATGGAGTAGCCGGTGTCAATTGTACGTTAGAAGAGGTGGACCAGGAAACAGAGAGCATCAAAATTACAATAGAAGGTAACGCAATTGATTTTGAAGACGTACAGAAAACAATTTCGGAAATGGGCGCGGTTATTCACTCAATCGATAGTGTATCTGCAGGAAAAAAACTGGTCGAAGAGGTTGAAACACCTCAGGATCGATGA
- a CDS encoding signal recognition particle subunit SRP19/SEC65 family protein yields the protein MPFDEDIAWVLWPEYFDVNRKRSEGRKVRRSMAVNDPTVDLLAKAVEKLGLQFKIERDKAYPGNWWSKKGRILVERSMPKSELIQRVASELAKIHRS from the coding sequence ATGCCGTTTGATGAGGATATTGCCTGGGTTTTATGGCCAGAATATTTTGACGTCAATCGCAAACGATCCGAAGGACGGAAGGTAAGACGCTCGATGGCGGTTAACGATCCTACGGTCGACCTTCTGGCAAAAGCTGTTGAGAAATTGGGTTTGCAATTCAAGATCGAAAGAGACAAGGCATATCCAGGCAACTGGTGGTCCAAGAAGGGAAGAATTCTTGTGGAAAGGTCGATGCCAAAGTCAGAATTAATTCAAAGGGTTGCCAGTGAACTCGCAAAAATTCATCGATCCTGA